From a region of the Agromyces ramosus genome:
- a CDS encoding GntR family transcriptional regulator: MAQLEQRLPVELFLDLDRSGPVPLYYQIASRLEQAIMDQTLPAGARLENEVALATRLGLSRPTIRRAIQDLVDKGLLVRRRGIGTQVVHGKVTRNVELTSLYEDLERSGQKPETRVLSVEVVPADETAAEALGLPLGSSVLHMQRLRSADGVPLAILDNVLPGQFADLDREALEKHGLYQLLRARGVTMRVAKQRIGARAATAHEAELLDLSRGAPVLTMSRTAFDNSGVAVEFGQHCYRPDRYSFEVTLVDR; this comes from the coding sequence ATGGCGCAGCTGGAGCAACGCCTCCCCGTCGAGTTGTTCCTCGACCTCGACCGATCGGGCCCGGTGCCCCTCTACTACCAGATCGCGAGTCGGCTCGAGCAGGCGATCATGGATCAGACGCTGCCTGCAGGCGCCCGGCTCGAGAACGAGGTGGCGCTCGCCACGCGTCTTGGGCTCTCACGCCCGACCATCCGGCGGGCGATCCAGGATCTCGTCGACAAGGGCCTGCTCGTGCGGCGACGAGGCATCGGCACGCAGGTCGTCCATGGCAAGGTGACGCGCAACGTCGAGCTCACGAGCCTCTACGAGGACCTCGAGCGCTCGGGGCAGAAGCCCGAGACGCGGGTGCTGTCGGTGGAGGTCGTGCCTGCCGACGAGACGGCTGCAGAAGCACTCGGGCTTCCGCTCGGCAGCTCGGTGCTGCACATGCAGCGCCTGCGCAGTGCCGACGGCGTGCCGCTCGCGATCCTCGACAACGTGCTGCCCGGACAGTTCGCCGACCTCGACCGCGAAGCGCTCGAGAAGCACGGGCTCTACCAACTGCTTCGTGCGCGCGGCGTCACCATGCGGGTCGCGAAGCAGCGCATCGGCGCACGAGCCGCCACGGCACACGAGGCCGAACTGCTCGACCTGTCGCGCGGCGCCCCCGTGCTCACGATGTCGCGCACCGCATTCGACAACTCGGGCGTCGCGGTGGAGTTCGGCCAGCACTGCTACCGCCCCGACCGCTATTCCTTCGAGGTCACGCTCGTCGATCGCTGA